TTGTCGTCAAATACATTGAAAAACGCAGAACACCTGTCGCAGCAGTTGAGAATGTCAAGATCAGCAAAGAGAACAGGATGATCAAACTGAGCTGGAACAAAGTGGAAGATGAGGCACTGGCTGGTTATTATGTAGTCCGTAACAGCTTTCATCCGCCAAAGCACTTTATGGACGGTGTAAAGCTCTACGGTGGAAAAGACACCTGGACCTACGACAACTTTGCCTCCTTCGACAAAGAGAAGTACTATGCGGTATTCTCCTACGACGATGTACCCAACTTCTCCAAACCGGCCATCGTACGCTATGACCCCTTGGAGAAGTATTAGCGTTCCTCCCGTATGACCGTTATGGGAGGCTAATCCCCTGGTTTCGGGGGTTGAAATCTGTCAATGCAGGTGCAGATCCCTGGCTCGACTTTCCCACGTTATGACTTCCCATGTTCTGTCCTCTTTCTCTGTTAAGGCAGTACGGCAGGACTCCTCTACCCAGTCTCCACAGTTCTTGTAGGCAATACTACTCCAACTATAAAAAAATATGTTGAAGTCAAAGAGGCAGGATGAAAAGAACAGGGATATTAACAGGTATAAGTAATTTTATTTTAGTGGGAAAAATGAATGAAAAATCATGGAGCGGGCGAACGGGATCGAACCGTCGACCCTAACCTTGGCAAGGTTATGCTCTACCGCTGAGCTACGCCCGCAACTATCCATGTGTCGTTAAAGTGGAGCGGGAGACGGGACTCGAACCCGCGACCCTCAGCTTGGAAGGCTGACGCTCTAGCCAACTGAGCTACTCCCGCAAAAGAGTTTGTCTGAAAGCAGACAGGCTATTAACATTAGGTGGTACCGCAGGGCGGATTCGAACCGCCACGCCCGAAGGCAGAAGATTTTGAGTCTACCAAGTCTACCAGTTCCATCACTGCGGCCTGTACATCCTGAAATGTAGAAAGAATTCTACCCCCGCATCGCTTAAATACTGTTTAGGGGGTCTTAAAAAAGAGGCTTTTATGACAATTTGCCATTTTTTTATAGATGACTAAAGTTTATACGTTATAATATCTTCATTAATTAATATGAAATTAGGACAACGAGTGAAAATTGCTATTATCATTACGGCTATACTGTTTATGTATGGTGCTTTTTCTACACTTTTTCATGAAACGGCACTGGTCGGGAATATAGGAAAACTCATTGGAGATACAAATCTGCATCTTTTTGGTTACTTTGCCTATATCAATATTATCATACTCTTTTATCCGCTCTATAAACTCTATAGCCAGCCAAAGGTAAGAAAGGAGATCGATTTCTATCTGGGGTGGATCCTTCTTTTTATAGGAGCCGTTCTTTTCGAATCTTTGGTGGTTGAAAGCAAACATATCGGCTTCATCGGTACACAAATCGTTGCTTTCCTTGCTCCGCTGATAGGAAAAGCCGGACTCTGGCTACTCTGGCTGATGGTCATGATACTCTCCCTGGTCTTCATACTGGAAGATGACTTCTCCTGGAGATCGCTCCTGCCGGAAAGAAAAGAAAAACGTGGCAGAAAAAAAGAGAAAAGCCGTTCGCCTGGAGATATGCTCAAACCCATTGGCAGCGGATTGAAAAAGTTCTTCAGGGTGATCTTCACCAACCCCTTCTCCTCTCCGAAACTCGAGGATGAGATGATGCCGATCATCGATGTAATCGAAGAAAAGCCCAAAAGAACCCGTAAGCCGAGAAAGACAGCGACGAAGAGCAAAACACTGCTCAAACCGAAAGAGAGAGTGGTTAAAGATGTTGACGAGATGGACGATCCTGTTCGCAACGAGATACTCGAACTTGAACATGAAGCCGAAGAAGCCTTGGCGCTGACGGATAAAAAGACAAAACGTCCGAGTGCCAGCAGTAAGACAGGTGTGGAGATCGTAGAGGAACTGGAGGAGAACTCCAAACTGCTCGACCAGATAGAAAAGGGGAAGGTGGCAAAGCCGAAGAACTTCAAACTTCCCAAGCTGGACTTTTTGCAGAAGGCTCCGAAGAAGACCAGGAAGATCAATGAAGCGGAGATCGACAGAAAAATAGAAGATCTCCTTTCTAAACTGCAGCAGTTCAAAGTTGATGGAGATGTGGTACGTACCTATAGCGGACCGCTGGTCACCACGTTTGAATTCAAGCCGGCACCCAATGTAAAGGTCTCCAAGATCCTGGGACTGCAGGATGACCTTGCCATGGCTCTGAGTGCGGAGACCATTCGTATCCTGGCACCCATTCCGGGACGTGATGTGGTAGGGATAGAAATTCCCAACGAGAAGATCGATACGATCTATCTCAGGGAGATCCTTGAGAGTGATCTTTTTAAGGAATCGAAATCGCCTCTGACCGTTGCATTGGGAAAAGATATCGTAGGAAAGCCCTTTATTACAGATATTAAAAAACTACCGCATCTGCTTATCGCGGGTACGACAGGTTCGGGTAAATCAGTGGGGATAAACGCGATGATCCTCTCCCTGCTTTACCGGAACGATCCGGAGCATCTCAAGCTGATGCTGATCGATCCGAAGATGCTGGAGTTTGCGAGCTATGAAGATATTCCGCATCTTATTACTCCGGTGATCACGGAGCCGGTCAAAGCGATCGCGGCACTTGCCAATATGGTAGGCGAGATGGAGCGGCGCTATAAACTGATGGCTGAAGCACGCACGAAAAATATTGAGAACTATAATGAAAAGGTTAAAAAGACAGGGGGTGAAACCTTCCCTTATATTGTTGTGGTCATTGATGAACTGGCAGATTTGATGATGAACGGCGGGAAAGAGGTGGAGCTTTCTATTGCGCGTCTGGCACAGAAATCACGGGCCTGCGGTATTCACTTGATCGTGGCGACCCAGCGTCCATCGGTGGATGTCGTGACCGGACTCATTAAAGCCAATCTTCCTTCCCGTTTGAGTTACAGGGTCGGGTCGCGTATTGACTCCAAAGTCATTCTGGATGCTTTGGGAGCCGACAGTCTGCTGGGACGCGGGGACGGTCTTTTCACGCCTCCGGGTACAACGGGACTGGTACGTATACATGCGCCATGGAATACGGAAGAAGAGATAGAAGAGGTCGTTGAGTTCATTAAAGCGCAGAGAGCACCTGAGTATGATGAAAGCTATCTGGTCACCGGAGGTGCCACAGGCAAAGGAGGGAACGGCGAGAGTGGAGAGGTTGACCTTGATCCCCTTTTCGAAGAGGCAAAACAGATCGTACTGAGCGACAAAAAGACTTCCATCTCCTACCTGCAGAGAAAACTGCAGATAGGGTACAACCGTTCGGCCAATATTATCGAGCAGCTTGAAGCGATGGGAGTACTCTCCGCACCGAATGCAAAAGGTAACAGAGAAATTCTCTAAATGCTTAAAAACTTTCCCAAAAGAGTGACGGAGGGTACTTTTTCTGTAACATTTTGCTACACCGTCACCAACTACTTTTTATAAGCTTATCATTCAAATAAGATTTAACCTCATTTCGATACTATTTATTTACAAATTCAAAATGAACAGGAGACCATTATGGCCTTAGTAGAAGAATATAAAGCACACACAGAAGAACGTGCGAAACTTGGTGTACCGCCGTTGCCATTGACGGCTGAAGCGACAGCGGAACTTGTGGAACTGCTTAAAGCAGACCCAATCGTAGAAAAAGAATATCTGCTGGATCTTTTGAAGAATAAAGTACCTGCAGGTGTGGATGATGCAGCTTACGTAAAAGCAGCATTCCTGAACGCGATCGTCCAGGACGACGCGAAGAGCAGTGCTATCACCAAATTCGAAGCGGTTGAGATCCTCGGTGCTATGCTTGGCGGTTACAATATAGGGCCACTGATCGATGCGTTGAGAAACCAGGATGTTGCCATCGCTCAGGAAGCGGCAGACCAGCTGAAAAATACTATTTTGGTTTATGGTGACTTCGAGACAGTTAAAACACTGATGGATGAAGGCAACGAATTCGCAAAACAGGTGATTGAATCATGGGCGAACGCCGAGTGGTTCACGAACAAACCTGAATTGGAAAAAGAGATCACGCTTACCGTTTACAAGATCCCTGGGGAGACCAACACAGATGACCTTTCTCCTGCTTCTGAAGCGTTCACAAGAGCGGACATTCCTCTTCATGCGAATTCTTTCCTCCAGTCAAGAATGGAAAATCCACTGGAGACAATGGCAGAGTTGAAGAAAAAAGGTCATCCTTTGGCGTATGTGGGTGATGTTGTTGGTACCGGCTCTTCAAGAAAGTCAGGTATCAACTCTGTTCAGTGGCACATGGGACATGACATTCCAGGTGTTCCCAACAAAAGAACAGGCGGAGTGGTCATTGGTGATATTATCGCGCCTATTTTCTTCAATACAGCAGAAGATAGTGGATGTCTGCCTATCCAGGCTCCGGTGGCGGAACTTGAGACAGGTGACGTGATTACAGTGAAGCCCTTTGAAGGTGTAATAGAGAAAGATGGAAAAGTTGTTTCAGAGTTTACGCTAGAGCCAAATACGCTTCCTGATGAGATGAGAGCAGGCGGACGTATTCCTTTGATCATCGGTAAAGGCCTGACTGCCAAAGCAAGAGAATCGCTTGGTATGGGTGCAAGCGACATGTTCATGACACCAACAATGCCTGAAGATAACGGCAGAGGATTCACCCTTGCACAGAAAATGGTGGGTAAAGCATGCAGCATGGAAGGCGTAAAGCCAGGTACCTATTGTGAGCCGGTATGTACTACGGTCGGATCACAGGATACGACGGGCCCTATGACAAGAGACGAGATCAAAGAGCTTGCGGCACTCAGCTTTGGTGCAGACTTCGTACTTCAGTCATTCTGTCACACAGCGGCCTACCCG
This DNA window, taken from Sulfurovum lithotrophicum, encodes the following:
- a CDS encoding FtsK/SpoIIIE family DNA translocase, whose product is MKIAIIITAILFMYGAFSTLFHETALVGNIGKLIGDTNLHLFGYFAYINIIILFYPLYKLYSQPKVRKEIDFYLGWILLFIGAVLFESLVVESKHIGFIGTQIVAFLAPLIGKAGLWLLWLMVMILSLVFILEDDFSWRSLLPERKEKRGRKKEKSRSPGDMLKPIGSGLKKFFRVIFTNPFSSPKLEDEMMPIIDVIEEKPKRTRKPRKTATKSKTLLKPKERVVKDVDEMDDPVRNEILELEHEAEEALALTDKKTKRPSASSKTGVEIVEELEENSKLLDQIEKGKVAKPKNFKLPKLDFLQKAPKKTRKINEAEIDRKIEDLLSKLQQFKVDGDVVRTYSGPLVTTFEFKPAPNVKVSKILGLQDDLAMALSAETIRILAPIPGRDVVGIEIPNEKIDTIYLREILESDLFKESKSPLTVALGKDIVGKPFITDIKKLPHLLIAGTTGSGKSVGINAMILSLLYRNDPEHLKLMLIDPKMLEFASYEDIPHLITPVITEPVKAIAALANMVGEMERRYKLMAEARTKNIENYNEKVKKTGGETFPYIVVVIDELADLMMNGGKEVELSIARLAQKSRACGIHLIVATQRPSVDVVTGLIKANLPSRLSYRVGSRIDSKVILDALGADSLLGRGDGLFTPPGTTGLVRIHAPWNTEEEIEEVVEFIKAQRAPEYDESYLVTGGATGKGGNGESGEVDLDPLFEEAKQIVLSDKKTSISYLQRKLQIGYNRSANIIEQLEAMGVLSAPNAKGNREIL
- the acnB gene encoding bifunctional aconitate hydratase 2/2-methylisocitrate dehydratase, coding for MALVEEYKAHTEERAKLGVPPLPLTAEATAELVELLKADPIVEKEYLLDLLKNKVPAGVDDAAYVKAAFLNAIVQDDAKSSAITKFEAVEILGAMLGGYNIGPLIDALRNQDVAIAQEAADQLKNTILVYGDFETVKTLMDEGNEFAKQVIESWANAEWFTNKPELEKEITLTVYKIPGETNTDDLSPASEAFTRADIPLHANSFLQSRMENPLETMAELKKKGHPLAYVGDVVGTGSSRKSGINSVQWHMGHDIPGVPNKRTGGVVIGDIIAPIFFNTAEDSGCLPIQAPVAELETGDVITVKPFEGVIEKDGKVVSEFTLEPNTLPDEMRAGGRIPLIIGKGLTAKARESLGMGASDMFMTPTMPEDNGRGFTLAQKMVGKACSMEGVKPGTYCEPVCTTVGSQDTTGPMTRDEIKELAALSFGADFVLQSFCHTAAYPKPADINLQHTLPKFWTERKGFILRPGDGVIHSWLNRMCLPDTVGTGGDSHTRFPIGISFPAGSGLVAFAAVTGMMPLTMPESVLVRFKGEMQPGITLRDLVNAIPYQAIKDGLLTVEKKGKKNIFAGRVLEIEGLETLKCEQAFELSDASAERSAAACTVKLDKEPIIEYLKSNIVLIEELIDQGYEDKQTLQRRADKMKEWIANPELLEADSDADYAAVIEIDMNEIKEPILACPNDPDDVKTLTEIHEQGLRTEIDEVFVGSCMTNIGLFRALGEVLKGEGQVPTKLWICPPTKMDEHTLIEEGYYSIFGTAGARTEIPGCSLCMGNQAQVAKGAYVFSTSTRNFDNRLGKDSQVYLGSAELAAVVALKGKLPTAEEYMELVTKKIKPEMTDDVYRYLNFNKVAKEDLEAMVE